In Juglans microcarpa x Juglans regia isolate MS1-56 chromosome 7D, Jm3101_v1.0, whole genome shotgun sequence, the following are encoded in one genomic region:
- the LOC121239910 gene encoding NADPH:quinone oxidoreductase-like has translation MSEVKRGRKMVDQEEANPVVRVAAISGSLRKRSNHRGLIRAAIQLCEDSIDGMQIEHIEIEQLPMLNTDLEDKGTYPPVVEAFREKIKEADCVLFASPEYNFSLSAPLKNAVDWASRPPNAWADKPAAIISTGGNAGGERAQYHLRQVGVFLNLHFINKPLFCINAFQPPTKFDKDGNLINEEVIEKLKQVLLALHAFTLRLQGK, from the exons ATGTCAGAGGTGAAGAGGGGCAGAAAGATGGTGGATCAGGAAGAAGCGAATCCAGTAGTCAGAGTGGCAGCCATATCTGGGTCTCTTCGTAAACGTTCCAACCACCGAGGCCTCATTCGTGCCG CAATCCAACTATGCGAGGACTCGATCGACGGCATGCAAATTGAGCACATAGAGATCGAGCAGCTACCGATGCTAAATACAGATCTTGAAGACAAGGGAACTTACCCACCAGTGGTTGAAGCTTTTcgtgagaaaataaaagaagctgATTGTGTTCTGTTTGCTTCGCCTGAGTACAATTTCTCCCTCTCTG CACCTCTGAAGAATGCTGTTGACTGGGCATCTAGACCCCCAAATGCCTGGGCTGACAAGCCTGCTGCAATCATAAGTACGGGAGGAAATGCTGGTGGAGAACGAGCACAGTATCATCTTCGTCAAGTTGGAGTTTTTCTTAATCTCCACTTCATTAATAAACCGTTGTTTTGCATTAATGCATTCCAGCCTCCGACAAAGTTTGATAAAGATGGCAACCTGATCAACGAGGAGGTCATAGAGAAGTTGAAGCAAGTTCTTCTAGCCTTGCATGCGTTTACCTTGCGTCTCCAGGGCAAGTAA
- the LOC121239839 gene encoding NADPH:quinone oxidoreductase-like produces the protein MAASKPLIKVAALCGSLRKGSYNRGLIRSAIELSKGIDGLHIDHIDIAPLPMLNTDLEVDGTYPPAVEAFRQKVKAADSILFASPEYNYSVTGPLKNAIDWASRPPNVWADKAAAIVSAGGGFGGGRSQYHLRQTGVFLDLHFINKPEFFLNAFQPPAKFDSDGNLIDASAKAILKQVLISLQAYTLRLQGKH, from the exons ATGGCGGCGTCGAAACCGCTAATTAAAGTGGCTGCTCTTTGTGGGTCTCTTCGTAAAGGATCCTACAACCGAGGCCTCATTCGTTCTG CAATCGAGCTAAGCAAGGGAATCGACGGCCTCCACATCGACCACATAGACATAGCGCCGCTGCCGATGCTCAACACTGACTTGGAAGTTGATGGAACATACCCGCCGGCCGTCGAAGCTTTCCGCCAGAAGGTAAAAGCGGCCGATAGCATCCTCTTCGCCTCTCCCGAGTACAACTACTCCGTCACCG GACCTCTGAAGAATGCGATTGACTGGGCATCTAGACCACCAAATGTTTGGGCTGATAAAGCTGCTGCGATTGTAAGTGCCGGAGGAGGTTTTGGTGGGGGACGGTCTCAATACCACCTTCGCCAGACTGGAGTTTTTTTAGatcttcatttcataaacaaaCCTGAGTTTTTCTTGAACGCATTCCAACCTCCTGCAAAGTTTGACAGCGATGGAAACTTGATTGATGCATCGGCCAAGGCGATTTTGAAGCAAGTTCTTATATCCTTGCAGGCATATACATTGCGCCTTCAAGGCAAGCACTGA
- the LOC121239823 gene encoding hydroxyproline O-arabinosyltransferase RDN2, with protein MSGRKTMGRASPILLIILSLGVFFATYNLLTMIFDHRSLGKWAPVDTDGALSFDPIIEMPENVRKPKNAKLLFHVALTATDAPYNKWQCRIMYFWYKKQKDLPRSEMGGFTRILHSGNPDNLMDEIPTVVVDPLPAGMDRGYIVLNRPWAFVQWLEKATIEEEYILMAEPDHIFVKPLPNLGHGGYPAAFPFFYIKPDQHEKIIRKFYPGPVKNVDPIGNSPVIIKKDLLEKIAPTWMNVSLRMKDDPETDKTFGWVLEMYGYAVASALHGVQHILRKDFMLQPPWDLEIGKKFIIHYTYGCDYNLKGELTYGKIGEWRFDKRSHLRGPPPRNLSLPPPGVPESVVTLVKMVNEATANIPNWDTQ; from the exons ATGAGTGGAAGGAAAACCATGGGACGAGCTTCACCAATATTGCTGATAATATTGTCTCTTGGGGTTTTCTTtgcaacatataatttgttaaCAATGATATTTGACCATAGATCTTTAGGGAAATGGGCACCTGTTGATACGGATGGTGCATTATCATTTGACCCCATTATTGAGATGCCAGAGAATGTGAGGAAACCGAAGAATGCCAAGCTACTCTTCCATGTTGCATTAACAGCCACTGATGCTCCTTACAACAAATGGCAGTGTCGCATTATGTATTTCTGGTACAAGAAGCAGAAGGACTTGCCAAGATCGGAGATGGGAGGGTTCACTCGGATTTTGCATTCAGGAAATCCCGACAACTTGATGGATGAGATTCCTACTGTTGTGGTTGATCCTCTTCCTGCTGGAATGGATAGG GGATACATTGTTTTAAATAGACCGTGGGCCTTTGTGCAATGGCTGGAAAAGGCTACAATAGAGGAAGA ATACATTTTGATGGCAGAGCCGGATCACATATTTGTAAAGCCACTACCAAATTTGGGACATGGCGGATATCCAGCTGCCTTTCCATTTTTCTACATTAAGCCAGATCAGCATGAGAAAATTATAAGGAAGTTCTATCCAGGCCCTGTGAAAAATGTTGATCCGATCGGCAATTCTCCTGTAATTATCAAGAAG GATTTGTTGGAGAAGATTGCTCCTACATGGATGAATGTCTCTTTGAGAATGAAAGATGACCCGGAGACTGATAAAACTTTTGGATGGGTTTTGGAAAT GTATGGCTATGCTGTGGCTTCTGCTTTGCACGGTGTGCAGCATATTCTTCGGAAAGACTTCATGCTGCAG CCCCCTTGGGATTTGGAAATTGGAAAAAAGTTCATTATTCATTACACTTATGGGTGTGACTACAACTTGAAG GGTGAGCTGACATATGGGAAAATCGGAGAGTGGCGATTTGACAAGAGGTCACATCTACGTGGACCTCCACCAAGGAACCTCTCCTTGCCCCCTCCGGGTGTCCCTGAAAGTGTG GTTACCCTTGTTAAGATGGTGAATGAAGCAACTGCAAACATTCCTAATTGGGATACACAGTAG
- the LOC121238810 gene encoding aspartyl protease AED3-like codes for MAAMRTLFLVSHVLAVTLLYVSLAQGLNPKCETADHGSTLQIFHVYSPCSPFKPSKPLSWDESVLQMQVKDQARLQYLSSLVARKSVVPIASGRQIIQSPTYIVRAKIGTPAQTFLLAMDTSNDAAWIPCSGCVGCLSSTLFASDKSTTFKTLGCEVAQCKQVPNPTCGGSACSFNLTYGGSTIAANLSQDNITLATDSVPDYTFGCIQKVTGSSAPPQGLLGLGRGPLSLLSQTQNLYQSTFSYCLPSFKSLNFSGSLRLGPVGQPKRIKYTPLLKNPRRSSLYYVNLIAIRVGRRIVDIPADALAFNPTTGAGTIIDSGTVFTRLVQPAYIAVRDEFRRRVNKPGVSSLGGFDTCYSDPIVAPTITFMFSGMNVTLPPDNILIHSTAGSTTCLAMAAAPDNVNSVLNVIANMQQQNHRVLFDVPNSRLGVARELCT; via the exons ATGGCTGCTATGAGAACCCTATTTCTAGTATCCCATGTCTTGGCAGTAACCCTCCTCTATGTTTCCCTTGCCCAAGGGCTCAACCCCAAATGCGAGACAGCGGACCACGGCTCAACCCTCCAAATCTTCCACGTTTACAGCCCATGCTCCCCATTCAAGCCCTCAAAGCCACTCTCATGGGATGAGAGTGTGCTCCAAATGCAGGTCAAGGACCAGGCCAGGCTCCAGTACCTGTCGAGCCTTGTGGCCCGTAAATCTGTGGTGCCGATTGCCTCCGGCCGGCAAATCATACAGAGCCCCACGTATATTGTCAGGGCCAAGATTGGGACACCAGCTCAGACCTTTCTCTTGGCCATGGACACGAGCAATGATGCTGCTTGGATACCTTGCAGTGGCTGTGTTGGGTGCCTATCATCGACGTTGTTTGCCTCTGATAAATCCACCACCTTCAAGACCCTCGGTTGCGAAGTAGCTCAGTGCAAGCAG GTACCCAACCCCACTTGCGGTGGCAGTGCATGCAGTTTCAACTTGACCTACGGCGGCTCCACCATAGCGGCTAACCTGTCCCAGGACAACATCACCCTAGCCACTGACTCTGTTCCTGACTATACCTTCGGCTGCATACAGAAAGTCACGGGCAGCTCAGCGCCACCACAGGGCCTCTTGGGTCTCGGCCGAGGGCCACTCTCTCTTTTATCCCAGACCCAAAACCTCTACCAATCCACATTTTCTTACTGCTTGCCTAGTTTCAAGTCCCTCAACTTTTCTGGGTCTTTGAGGCTCGGCCCTGTTGGGCAGCCCAAGAGGATCAAGTACACTCCCTTGctcaaaaaccctagaagaTCATCACTGTACTACGTGAACTTAATTGCAATAAGGGTTGGTCGGAGAATCGTGGACATTCCGGCTGATGCATTGGCGTTCAATCCCACGACAGGCGCAGGGACCATCATTGATTCTG GCACTGTCTTCACCAGGCTAGTCCAGCCGGCGTACATAGCCGTGAGAGACGAGTTCCGAAGGCGTGTGAATAAGCCAGGAGTGTCATCCCTAGGTGGCTTCGACACATGCTACTCGGACCCAATTGTTGCGCCTACAATAACATTCATGTTCTCAGGCATGAATGTGACACTACCACCAGACAACATACTGATCCACAGCACAGCAGGCAGCACCACATGTTTAGCAATGGCAGCCGCTCCCGACAACGTGAACTCTGTGCTTAATGTGATAGCCAACATGCAACAACAGAACCACCGTGTGCTTTTCGATGTTCCCAATTCGAGGCTTGGCGTGGCTCGTGAGCTCTGCACCTAA